Part of the Cryptococcus neoformans var. grubii H99 chromosome 2, complete sequence genome is shown below.
CCTGAGGATGGGTGAGACAATGGGGGTTTTGCGGCGAGAGATGGCCTGCATAGGGCAATAGGGGTGGggtggatggaggaggaggtgagGGTGGAGAAGTGGGGGGAGTAAGACCAGAATGAAAGCTGACTGAAGGGCGCTGTATTCTCCCCGCGGTCGAGGTGTTGACGGGTTGGGCTGAAGACGATGCTCTTTCTCGCTCCGAGATAGAGGCGGTGTtggtggacgaggatggGGGAGGGATCGCATGCGAGGAGGGTGCGTTGCCCATGGTATATGGGGAATGATAGGAGAAGGATTGCTTGGACTAGCTCAAGCTATTCTGGGGAATGGCCGCTGATCAAAAGCACGGACCTCTAAAAATGCCAGAGCGAAGGTGGAACAGGTGTGCTCCTACCGTTGGAGGACTCTGCAAGATAGACAAAGCTTGAGTGACAGGCGACCGGATTTGTTACAATTACAGCTACTCACGAGGCAGATTGTCCGTGAATTGCTGTGTGGCCGAGGGCGTCGCAGGCTCGTTCACGAGTGTGTGGGTGGCGAGgatggaagcagaggaaggaaggaagaagatcgaGAAACTGACGAAGAATCCAGTCAACTGTGTACAGGAAAAGTATGCAAGCTACGCCGGAGAGCTAAGTATAGTCATAGCCGGGCAAAGGATCTAAGAATGAGCGACGAGCGTGAGATGAATCACCCCTCGCCCTTTCATTTCCTCTCACTATGCGCGCTAACTACAACCCGGTGACGTTGCTCATGACGACCCTGAGAAGAACAACCTTAAAGCAGACAGGCGCGCGAATAACACCCTTTATATGGGATAGGCGCGCGGATCATTCCACGCAAAACGCAAAACGCAGGGAAGGGTGTCAAGGTAAAACGATAACGACTTACTACGTACGTAGACTACTCGACATCTGGCATATTGCGCGTATAAAATGCAAACAGTTGTATTTGAAAACGGTCTTGTGCATCTCACACTCCTCCGAGCTCTAACCTATCTACAAAAGACCCTTGAACCTCTCAATGGCCATCCTAAGCGCTTCGATCTCAACCTCgatcttttccatcttttcgtcATTCTGCTGCCTCACGTCTTCCTTGACAGTCTTCTCATAGTTGGGTTGTTGAATGACCTTTTGCAGCTTGGCCTTCTGCCCCTCAACGACAATGgacttcttctcgagcttGTCAATTTCAGATGCAGCGTCGACCTTGCCCTGCGAAAAGGAACAAAAAGGTGTCAGCGAGACATCGACCCAGTTGATTCTATGACTGAAAGATGACGTACCTGGACAGGAATGTGTACACTGATGTCGGTAGTAACGACTTCAGTACCACAGCCTCGAGGAATCTCACTGTCCTCCTGAATCCACTCAACCTTTCCGCAACCTTTTGTCAAACCAACAATCACAGTCTCCACAGACTTCAACAACTCGAGTTGCTCGCCGTTACGGGCCTGAATGATCACAGTGATCTTGTCTTCGAGAGTCTTGCCGTTGGTGGGGAGATTGTAAAGACCAATAACCGAACGAGCAGACTTGATACAGTCAACAACGAGGTCAAAGCTAGCAGCTTCTGTGGGGAACTCTTGTTCTGGAATTTTCTCGGGGAAAGGAGCCAACATGATGGTTTCACAAGAGTCACCTTCCCTCCTAGGCAAACGCTGCCACAAGTCTTCAGTCACATAAGGCATGAAGGGGTGTAACAACTTGAGACCAGCTTCCAAACATGTGTAGAGAGTGTTTTGGGCGGAGAGCTTAGCAGCGGGATCAGAGTTGGCCTCGAAGATGGGCTTGGTAGCCTCGATATAGACGTCACAGAGGTCGTTGAGGAAGTATTGGTAGGCGACGGTAGACGCTTCTGAGAAGTCCCGGTTTTCAAGAGCGTCAGAAACAGCGGCACTGGCGAGGTTGAGCTTGTGGAAGAGCCATTTTTCGACGAGACCTTCCTTGCCAGTGGGCTATTGATTGTCTCAGTGTATTTTACAGAAAATGATTGACAGAAACTCACTAAGTGGGAAGCATTAGGGACAAAAGCACTTGTCTGCCTGGCACCCTGCAAGTCGACAAGATCCATTCGGAAGAGGCAGAACTTGGTAGCGTTCCAGAGCTTGTTGCAGAACTTTCTGTAACCTTCCACACGACCAATGTCCATGTTGATGTCTCGGCCTAGTAGCTATGTCGGCAATGATTCacatggagaaggaagtgcAAACTTACCACCAGACGTGTAGTTACATAAAGTAAACCTCAAGGCGTCGGTACCACATTGGGGAATGCCTTTGGGGTACAATTTCTTTTGGCCTTCCTCAGCCTTCaaaatctccttctctggAAGATTACCCATTCTCAAGTCGTTGTGCAGCTTCTCCAGCTTTTGGCCAGTGATCACGTCCAGAGGGTCAATGACGTTGCCTAAAGACTTGGACATCTTTCGGCCATACGCATCTCGGACCATGGGGTGGCAGTACACTTCCTTGAAGGGCATGACGTCGGTAAGGGTGTTACCGAAGAAGACCATACGCGCAacccagaagaagagaatgtCCCATCCGGTTTCGAGGATAGAGTTGGGGTAGAAATGCTCCATGTCGGGTGTCTTTTATTTACGTTagtcatcatcttctcctaAGCCTGGATCAACGTACCTTGTTGGGCCAGCCCATAGTGGAGAAAGGCCAAAGACCGGAAGAGAACCAGGTGTCAAGCACGTCATCGTCTTGCTCCAAAGTAAAGCTCTTGCCGTTGGCACGGGCCTTCGCCTTTTCTTgagcctcttcctcagtTCGTGCAACGATCCAGTTCTTGTCGTCAGAAGTCTATAACGTTAAGACATCAGCTTTCCtaacgagaagaaggaagaatccAGGCGCACGTCGGGAGACTCGCCCTCAAATTTGAGCAACCAAGCAGGACATCTGTGACCCCACCAGAGCTGACGGGAGATACACCAATCCTGCATGTTCTCCATCCATCGGACCCAATCGCCAGCAGACGTCTTGGGCTTGATCTCGAGTTCGCCTGCACGGGTTCGCTATAGGGTTTGGTTTAGATAAGAAACACACAAAAGCAAGCGATTCACCTTGAGGGCATCCTCGGCAAGAGGTTTGCAGCTGATCCACCATTGAGGCTTGATGATTTGCTCGACAACGTCGCCAGATCGACTGATACTCAATTAACCACAGCCCAGATGCAATTGTAGAACAAACACTCACGAGCAGATAGGAATCTGCATTTCGTTGTCCTTCTGCTCGACGTACAGGCCCTTCTCCTTAAGGTCCTTGACGATGGCGTTTCGAACGTGGAATCGTTTCATTCCCTATTTTCCCTATCAGTACACCCAGCAAATTACGATAACATTAGCGACTGACCTGGTAAGGCCCTGCATTCTCGTTGTAGGTACCGTCATCGTTCATCAGGCTGATGAATTCAAGGTTGTTCCTCATACCGCACTCAAAGTCATTAGGGTCGTGAGCAGGGGTGATCTTGACAGCACCTGTACCGAACTCCATGTCGACAGTAATGGCATCTGTGACGATGGGAATCCTTCTGCCGTTGAAAGGGTGAACAGCAAACTTGCCATGAAGATGAGTGTAGCGAGGGTCATTAGGGTGCACAGCAATGGCGGTATCACCAAGCATAGTTTCGGGACGGGTGGTAGCGACAATGATACGTTCGTCAGAGTCCTCGATGGGGTAAGCGAAAGAAGTGATGACACCGAATTCGAAACGCTCTTTGACATCGTAGCCCTTGACATTGAGAAGGGTTCGGCCAGTAAGATGAAGTTGATCCACCTAGTACGGATTGTAAATTAGCAAAAGATTAAAACTAATGTGGAGAGAGAACATACCTCGAGGTTGGAAAGAGAGGTGTTGAGGTAAACACACCAGTTAACCAATCGGTTAGCCCTGTAAAGCAGGCCTTTCTCGTGCATTTGAACGAATGCTTCTCTAACGGCGGTACTCAAGTTCTAGAAGAAACTCTATCAGTTTGGTCCTTTTGGAAACAGCTGTTTATTACTCACGTCGTCCATGGTGAACGCCACCTTGTCCCAATCGAAAGAACCACCCAAACGGGTCATCTGGTTGGTAATCTTGCCCTGGTATTGGtccttccattcccaaACCTTCTCAAGGAATTTTTCTCGGCCGTAGTGATGTCTAGAGTGACCTTCAGTTTTCATAAGACGTTGCTCAACGACTGCTTGTGTAGCAATACCGGCGTGGTCATATCCGGGGAGATAAAGGACAGTTTGACCCTGCATTCTCTTCctaaaaaagaaaaaagttAACTTATTGTATGGATAACATCAGGATACTCACCAACGGATTAAAGCGTCCTGCAAGGAGACGGTCAAAGCATGACCAATGTGCAAATTACCGGTAACattgggaggagggaaagtgATACAGAAAGTTCCCTTGTCCAAGGGCTTTCCATCGGCGCCGTAACGAGGCTTGAAAAATCCCTTGGCATTCCACCAGTCATAATGGGCAGCCTCGACCTGAATAGGGTCGTAACCAGAGGGGAAGTTACCAGAGACATCTGATCAATTACATTAGCTTGAACATTGCCACGATCACACAATACCACTGACCTTTTTTCTCGCCCTTAGGAGTCGTGTTAACCCAAGCTTCAGCGGGGgcctcagccttcttctccttcttctcagctttttccttcttcgggGCCTGAGACTGAGCAGCAGATGTCTTGGTGGCAGCTTTGGCGAGCTTTTCAAGTCGTTTggcttccttcttggctaTACAATGAATACATTCAGTGACCATTTACACCTACATCAATGTGACTCACCGCCTTTCTTCGATTTTTCGGCGGTACCCTCGATAGCGACGGCTGGTTGAGGGCCGGCGGGGTTGGCCTCCTCTACGGGCAAGGATTCTTGAGAAGGGACCTTGGTTTCTTCGGCAGACATTGTTGCGTACGTTCTTTGTAGGCGTGGGTATACAATAGGACTTGGGATAAAAATGCGGTGTACTGATCTCAGTGCGTGGCGGAGCATACACCGTTAtcgagaaggcaaggtgaGAGTCAAAATTCAAACCAAACGATGCGCCAGTTCACGAAACAGAAAAGTGTAACAGGAGCGGATGGACGACTCTTAACGTTTTATTTAAGCATATTATTAAAGAAACGGCGACAACCGATGCCTCGCCTGCCGCGGTCGTATTGTTGTCACCCGCCAGCGAACGAATGCTCAATCATGTTGAAAGCCCTCTGAGTCTTGTTCTTGTCCCACGCCACCATGATTTCAGTATGTATACCATTTTTCGGAAGACGAGCGCTGACTTTAGACAGGCATTCTTTATATTCAACCAAAAGGGCGAGGTAAGGCACATCTCACATTCTTTGCACACTTTGCTGACTAGTCGCCAGGTCCTTATATCGAGACTATTTCGCTCAGATGTCAAGTAGGTGAATCGCCTGTCGCAACTGTTCATGACTGACACGAAATGAAGGCGATCGCTCTCTGACGTTTTTCGTATTCAAGTAATCTCCAACCCTGACGTCCGCTCACCTATTATCACCCTTGGTTCAACGTCATTCTTCCATGTAAGGGTGAACAATGTCTATATTGTTGGTGTCACAAAGTACGTCTTTTATCAACAAACCTTGACGTCAACTCAATATAACGGTGACCAGATGCAATGCGTCCGCCGCCCTTGTGTTCGAGTTCATTTACCGATTCATCACCGTTGCGAGGAGCTACTTTGGCAAACTCGACGAGGAGAGCGTGAAGAATAACTTTGTTCTCATCTATGAACTGCTTGATGGTGAGCGATGCTCTATTTATTCAACGGTTGGTAAACAGCATACTTACTCAAGAGGGGTGTAGAAATTATTGACTTCGGGTTTCCTCAAAACTCGGAGATCGACACTCTCAAGATGTACATTACGACCGAAAGTATCAAATCCGAAATGGCTGTGGTATGTCCTTTCTGGACTTTGTTACCTCTGATTCTCTGACCAACTTCTTCGTTCTATAGCGCGAAGACTCGTCGAAGATCACCATTCAGGCAACGGGAGCAACATCTTGGCGACGCTCGGATGTCAAGTATAGAAAGAACGAAGCGTTTGTCGACGTTATTGAGACTGTCAATATGTTGATGAGTAAGGAAGGTGAGCTGCACTAGTAGCCACTTTATTCTAGGTGCTTACTTGGCTACAGGGACCATTTTAAGAGCAGACGTGGACGGCCAGATCCTCATGCGGGCGTATCTGAGTGGCACCCCGGAGTGTAAATTCGGTCTCAACGATAAGTTGGTGCTTCAAAAACGGTACATACATCATAGTTTCCCATCAAATATAATTACTGATAGTCATCGAAGGGGCGGTGAACAAGCAGCCAAATCTGACTCAGCAGTGGAGCTTGACGATTGTCAATTCCACCAATGCGTGCGATTGGGCAAGTTTGATAGTGATCGATCAATCAGCTTTATCCCCCCAGACGGCGAGTTCGAGCTCATGCGGTATGTACACGCGGCTAAAGACTTGTGACTGAGCTGACGACTCGGTAGTTACCgctcaacaacaaacatcAATCTCCCCTTCCGCCTTCAAACTCATGTCGTGGAACCCTCTAAATCTCGTGTCGAGTATACCATCCACCTCCGGGCCGCTTTCGATTCTAAATTGAATGCCAATAACGTTGTATTGAGGATACCAACACCACTGAACACGACTGGCGTTAGAAGTAAGGTTGGTATAGGCAAGGCAAAGTACGTGCCGGGAGAGAATGTCATCGTTTGGAAGTGAGTTTTTGCGGCAGCTAGCCGTCCGCGTGAATGATAGATGCTTATTTATGTTTAGAATCCCGAGGATTCAAGGTGCCCAGGAATGTATCCTTACTGCCGAGGCC
Proteins encoded:
- a CDS encoding valine-tRNA ligase yields the protein MLRHALRSVHRIFIPSPIVYPRLQRTYATMSAEETKVPSQESLPVEEANPAGPQPAVAIEGTAEKSKKGAKKEAKRLEKLAKAATKTSAAQSQAPKKEKAEKKEKKAEAPAEAWVNTTPKGEKKDVSGNFPSGYDPIQVEAAHYDWWNAKGFFKPRYGADGKPLDKGTFCITFPPPNVTGNLHIGHALTVSLQDALIRWKRMQGQTVLYLPGYDHAGIATQAVVEQRLMKTEGHSRHHYGREKFLEKVWEWKDQYQGKITNQMTRLGGSFDWDKVAFTMDDNLSTAVREAFVQMHEKGLLYRANRLVNWCVYLNTSLSNLEVDQLHLTGRTLLNVKGYDVKERFEFGVITSFAYPIEDSDERIIVATTRPETMLGDTAIAVHPNDPRYTHLHGKFAVHPFNGRRIPIVTDAITVDMEFGTGAVKITPAHDPNDFECGMRNNLEFISLMNDDGTYNENAGPYQGMKRFHVRNAIVKDLKEKGLYVEQKDNEMQIPICSRSGDVVEQIIKPQWWISCKPLAEDALKRTRAGELEIKPKTSAGDWVRWMENMQDWCISRQLWWGHRCPAWLLKFEGESPDTSDDKNWIVARTEEEAQEKAKARANGKSFTLEQDDDVLDTWFSSGLWPFSTMGWPNKTPDMEHFYPNSILETGWDILFFWVARMVFFGNTLTDVMPFKEVYCHPMVRDAYGRKMSKSLGNVIDPLDVITGQKLEKLHNDLRMGNLPEKEILKAEEGQKKLYPKGIPQCGTDALRFTLCNYTSGGRDINMDIGRVEGYRKFCNKLWNATKFCLFRMDLVDLQGARQTSAFVPNASHLPTGKEGLVEKWLFHKLNLASAAVSDALENRDFSEASTVAYQYFLNDLCDVYIEATKPIFEANSDPAAKLSAQNTLYTCLEAGLKLLHPFMPYVTEDLWQRLPRREGDSCETIMLAPFPEKIPEQEFPTEAASFDLVVDCIKSARSVIGLYNLPTNGKTLEDKITVIIQARNGEQLELLKSVETVIVGLTKGCGKVEWIQEDSEIPRGCGTEVVTTDISVHIPVQGKVDAASEIDKLEKKSIVVEGQKAKLQKVIQQPNYEKTVKEDVRQQNDEKMEKIEVEIEALRMAIERFKGLL
- a CDS encoding AP-2 complex subunit mu-1, which produces MISAFFIFNQKGEVLISRLFRSDVKRSLSDVFRIQVISNPDVRSPIITLGSTSFFHVRVNNVYIVGVTKCNASAALVFEFIYRFITVARSYFGKLDEESVKNNFVLIYELLDEIIDFGFPQNSEIDTLKMYITTESIKSEMAVREDSSKITIQATGATSWRRSDVKYRKNEAFVDVIETVNMLMSKEGTILRADVDGQILMRAYLSGTPECKFGLNDKLVLQKRGGEQAAKSDSAVELDDCQFHQCVRLGKFDSDRSISFIPPDGEFELMRYRSTTNINLPFRLQTHVVEPSKSRVEYTIHLRAAFDSKLNANNVVLRIPTPLNTTGVRSKVGIGKAKYVPGENVIVWKIPRIQGAQECILTAEADLTATTHRQAWSRPPIQVDFSVVMFTASGLLVRFLKVFEKSGYQSVKWVRYLTKANGSYQIRF